In Ensifer canadensis, a genomic segment contains:
- a CDS encoding glycosyltransferase, translating to MKLVHFHFGKDGGAERFFVHLVNAFAERGVEQKAIIRPDRIWRKDISPSVGIKESHFRNLSVDRILLPWKTARLAKTWKPDALMAWAPRASELMPNYKGCIKISRLGDYPPRLDYFRNTDCLVCNTPGIAAHVREIGWKRDVEVISNFTNTERVAAVSRATLDTPNDAPVVMSMGRFVERKGFHTLIEAIAKVPGAYLWLVGDGEERENLEKLAIDLGVSGRVRFAGWQKDTRAFLAAADIFVMASSHEPLGNVILESWAQGTPVVSSRSEGPQWFMRDGENGLMVDIGDAEGFGHAIERIANDRQIGSRLAERGYETLMNQFSKQAITNAYLKLFASKK from the coding sequence ATGAAACTCGTCCATTTTCACTTCGGCAAGGATGGTGGCGCCGAGCGTTTCTTCGTCCATCTCGTCAATGCCTTTGCCGAGCGCGGCGTTGAACAGAAGGCGATCATTCGACCGGATCGGATCTGGCGCAAGGACATCAGCCCTTCCGTCGGAATCAAAGAGAGCCATTTCCGGAACCTGTCGGTCGACCGCATCCTTCTTCCATGGAAGACAGCACGGCTCGCCAAGACGTGGAAGCCGGATGCTCTTATGGCATGGGCGCCCCGTGCCAGCGAATTGATGCCGAACTACAAGGGTTGCATCAAGATCTCGCGGCTCGGCGACTACCCGCCGCGGCTCGACTACTTCCGCAACACCGACTGCCTCGTCTGCAACACTCCTGGCATCGCCGCGCATGTGCGCGAAATCGGTTGGAAGCGCGACGTCGAGGTTATCTCCAATTTCACCAATACCGAACGCGTCGCTGCCGTCAGCCGCGCCACGCTGGATACGCCGAACGACGCGCCGGTCGTCATGTCGATGGGCCGCTTCGTTGAGCGCAAGGGCTTCCATACGCTGATCGAAGCGATCGCCAAGGTGCCGGGTGCGTATCTCTGGCTTGTCGGAGATGGGGAAGAGCGCGAAAACCTCGAAAAGCTTGCCATCGATCTCGGTGTTTCGGGCCGGGTGCGATTTGCCGGCTGGCAAAAGGACACGCGTGCGTTCCTGGCCGCCGCAGACATCTTCGTCATGGCGTCAAGCCATGAACCACTCGGCAACGTTATTCTCGAATCCTGGGCGCAGGGCACGCCAGTCGTTTCAAGCCGCTCTGAAGGACCGCAATGGTTCATGCGCGACGGTGAAAACGGCCTGATGGTCGATATCGGCGATGCCGAGGGTTTCGGCCACGCCATCGAGCGCATAGCAAACGACCGACAGATCGGGTCGCGTTTGGCAGAACGCGGCTACGAAACGCTGATGAACCAGTTTTCCAAACAGGCCATCACCAACGCCTATTTGAAGCTGTTCGCCTCGAAGAAATAG
- the carB gene encoding carbamoyl-phosphate synthase large subunit produces the protein MPKRQDIKSILIIGAGPIVIGQACEFDYSGTQACKALKEEGYRVILVNSNPATIMTDPGLADATYVEPITPEVVAKIIAKERPDALLPTMGGQTALNTALSLRRMGVLDRYNVEMIGAKPDAIDKAEDRALFREAMAKIGLETPKSRLANATDIKDHDRKVHEAERAELKGRLSGPELDTALDELENQWNLGEGDRKQRYMNHAMAIAAQALDDVGLPAIIRPSFTLGGTGGGIAYNRTEFFDIVGSGLDASPTTEVLIEESVLGWKEYEMEVVRDTADNCIIICSIENIDPMGVHTGDSITVAPALTLTDKEYQIMRNASIAVLREIGVETGGSNVQFAVNPKDGRLVVIEMNPRVSRSSALASKATGFPIAKIAAKLAIGYTLDELENDITGGATPASFEPSIDYVVTKIPRFAFEKFPGASPVLTTAMKSVGEVMAIGRTFAESLQKALRGLETGLTGLDEIEIPDMDENGDGRNAIRAAIGTPTPDRLRMVAQALRLGMSEAEVHEASKIDPWFIAQFKAIVDMEARVREHGLPQDAENLRMLKAMGFSDARLATLGGKRPKEVAELRNALNVRPVYKRIDTCAAEFASPTAYMYSTYETPFVGAARSEADVSDRKKVVILGGGPNRIGQGIEFDYCCCHAAFALKDAGYEAIMINCNPETVSTDYDTSDRLYFESLTAEDVIEIMRAEQEKGELVGVIVQFGGQTPLKLAEALEKNGIPILGTAPDMIDLAEDRDRFQKLLMKLDLNQPNNGIAYSVEQARLVAAEIGFPLVVRPSYVLGGRAMQIIHSESMLQTYLLDTVPGLVPEDIKQRYPNDKTGQINTLLGKNPLLFDSYLSNATEVDVDCLCDGKDVFVSGIMEHIEEAGIHSGDSACSLPVHTLDNAMVDELERQTTALAKALNVGGLMNVQFAIKDGTIYVLEVNPRASRTVPFVAKTIGAPIAKIAARVMAGEALDVAIAAYGEKPDPRNLKHIAVKEAVFPFARFPGVDTLLGPEMRSTGEVIGLDTDYALAFAKSQLGAGVDLPRDGTVFVSVRDEDKTRVLPAIRILVDIGFKVMATGGTARFLGENGIAAVKVNKVQEGRPHVEDAIRNRQVQLVINTTDGNKAISDSKSLRRATLMQKVPYYTTMAGAEAAARAIKALKAGNLEVRPLQSYFKA, from the coding sequence ATGCCGAAGCGCCAAGATATCAAATCGATCCTCATCATCGGCGCGGGGCCGATCGTCATCGGTCAGGCATGCGAATTCGACTATTCCGGCACCCAGGCCTGCAAGGCGCTGAAGGAGGAAGGCTACCGCGTCATCCTCGTCAACTCCAACCCGGCAACGATCATGACCGACCCGGGTCTGGCGGACGCAACATACGTCGAGCCGATCACCCCGGAAGTCGTTGCCAAGATCATTGCCAAGGAGCGCCCAGACGCACTGCTGCCGACCATGGGCGGCCAGACCGCGCTCAACACCGCGCTGTCGCTGCGCCGCATGGGCGTTCTCGACCGCTACAATGTCGAGATGATCGGCGCCAAGCCGGACGCGATCGACAAGGCAGAAGACCGCGCGCTCTTCCGCGAGGCGATGGCCAAGATCGGCCTGGAGACGCCGAAGTCGCGCCTGGCGAACGCCACCGACATCAAGGACCACGACCGCAAGGTGCATGAGGCCGAACGCGCCGAACTGAAGGGCCGCCTTTCCGGGCCGGAACTCGACACGGCGCTCGACGAACTGGAAAACCAGTGGAACCTCGGCGAAGGCGATCGCAAGCAGCGCTACATGAACCATGCGATGGCCATCGCCGCGCAGGCGCTCGACGATGTCGGCCTGCCGGCGATCATCCGCCCGTCGTTCACACTCGGCGGCACCGGCGGCGGCATCGCCTATAACCGCACCGAATTCTTCGACATCGTCGGCAGCGGCCTCGACGCATCGCCGACCACCGAAGTGCTGATCGAAGAATCGGTTCTCGGCTGGAAGGAATACGAGATGGAAGTCGTCCGCGACACGGCGGACAACTGCATCATCATCTGCTCGATCGAAAACATCGACCCGATGGGCGTGCACACCGGCGATTCGATCACCGTTGCTCCGGCGCTGACGCTGACGGACAAGGAATACCAGATCATGCGCAACGCCTCGATCGCGGTGCTGCGCGAGATCGGCGTCGAGACCGGGGGCTCGAATGTGCAGTTCGCCGTCAACCCCAAGGATGGTCGTCTCGTCGTCATCGAGATGAACCCGCGCGTTTCGCGCTCCTCGGCTCTCGCTTCCAAGGCAACCGGCTTCCCGATCGCCAAGATCGCGGCCAAGCTCGCCATCGGCTACACGCTCGACGAACTCGAGAACGACATCACCGGCGGCGCGACGCCGGCATCCTTCGAGCCGTCGATCGACTACGTCGTCACCAAGATCCCGCGCTTTGCCTTCGAGAAATTCCCAGGCGCCTCGCCGGTCCTGACCACTGCGATGAAGTCGGTCGGTGAAGTCATGGCGATCGGCCGTACCTTTGCCGAATCGCTGCAGAAAGCGCTGCGTGGCCTTGAGACCGGGCTCACCGGTCTCGATGAAATCGAAATCCCTGACATGGACGAGAACGGCGATGGCCGTAACGCTATCCGTGCCGCGATCGGTACGCCGACGCCGGACCGTCTGCGCATGGTTGCCCAGGCGCTGCGTCTCGGCATGAGCGAGGCCGAAGTTCACGAGGCAAGCAAGATCGACCCGTGGTTCATCGCCCAGTTCAAGGCGATCGTCGACATGGAAGCGCGCGTCCGCGAGCACGGCCTGCCTCAGGATGCTGAGAACCTGCGCATGCTGAAGGCCATGGGCTTCTCCGATGCCCGGCTGGCAACGCTCGGCGGCAAGCGCCCGAAGGAAGTGGCAGAACTTCGAAACGCGCTCAACGTCCGCCCGGTCTATAAGCGCATCGACACCTGCGCCGCCGAATTCGCCTCGCCGACCGCCTACATGTACTCGACCTACGAGACGCCTTTCGTTGGTGCGGCCCGCTCTGAGGCTGATGTCTCCGACCGCAAGAAGGTCGTCATCCTCGGCGGTGGTCCGAACCGGATCGGCCAGGGCATCGAGTTCGACTATTGCTGCTGCCATGCCGCCTTCGCTTTGAAGGACGCTGGCTATGAAGCGATCATGATCAACTGCAACCCCGAGACCGTTTCGACCGACTACGACACGTCGGACCGGCTCTACTTCGAGTCGCTGACCGCTGAAGACGTGATCGAGATCATGCGCGCCGAGCAGGAAAAGGGCGAACTGGTCGGCGTCATCGTGCAGTTCGGCGGCCAGACGCCGCTGAAGCTGGCGGAAGCACTGGAAAAGAACGGCATCCCGATCCTCGGCACCGCACCCGACATGATCGACCTTGCCGAAGACCGCGACCGCTTCCAGAAGCTGCTGATGAAGCTCGATCTCAACCAGCCGAACAACGGCATCGCCTATTCGGTCGAACAGGCACGCCTCGTTGCCGCCGAAATCGGCTTCCCGCTGGTCGTGCGTCCGTCCTACGTTCTCGGTGGCCGGGCCATGCAGATCATCCATTCGGAAAGCATGCTGCAGACATATCTGCTCGATACAGTTCCGGGCCTCGTTCCGGAAGACATCAAGCAGCGTTACCCGAACGACAAGACCGGCCAGATCAACACGCTTCTCGGCAAGAACCCGCTGCTGTTCGACAGCTACCTGAGCAACGCCACGGAAGTCGACGTCGACTGCCTCTGTGACGGCAAGGATGTGTTCGTCTCGGGTATCATGGAGCACATCGAGGAGGCCGGCATTCACTCCGGCGACAGTGCCTGCTCGCTGCCGGTTCACACGCTCGACAACGCGATGGTCGACGAGCTGGAACGCCAGACGACGGCGCTGGCCAAAGCACTCAATGTCGGTGGTCTGATGAACGTCCAGTTCGCAATCAAGGACGGCACGATCTACGTGCTCGAAGTCAACCCGCGCGCCTCGCGCACCGTGCCCTTCGTCGCCAAGACCATCGGTGCGCCGATCGCCAAGATCGCTGCCCGCGTGATGGCCGGTGAAGCGCTGGATGTGGCGATCGCCGCCTACGGCGAAAAGCCCGACCCGCGCAACCTGAAGCACATCGCCGTCAAGGAAGCCGTGTTCCCGTTCGCCCGCTTCCCCGGTGTCGACACGCTGCTCGGCCCGGAAATGCGCTCGACTGGCGAAGTCATCGGCCTTGATACCGACTACGCGCTTGCTTTTGCCAAGTCGCAGCTCGGTGCCGGCGTCGATCTGCCGCGCGACGGAACGGTGTTCGTATCCGTCCGCGACGAAGACAAAACCCGCGTCCTACCGGCGATCCGCATTCTCGTCGACATCGGCTTCAAGGTGATGGCGACCGGCGGCACCGCCCGCTTCCTCGGTGAAAACGGCATTGCCGCCGTCAAGGTCAACAAGGTCCAGGAAGGTCGTCCGCATGTCGAGGACGCGATCCGCAACCGGCAGGTCCAGCTTGTCATCAACACGACGGATGGCAACAAAGCGATCTCGGATTCCAAGTCGCTTCGCCGCGCGACATTGATGCAGAAGGTGCCCTACTACACCACCATGGCAGGTGCAGAGGCGGCAGCGCGCGCGATCAAGGCGCTCAAGGCCGGCAACCTCGAGGTTCGCCCGCTCCAGAGCTACTTCAAGGCCTGA
- a CDS encoding glycosyltransferase family 4 protein, which produces MADIRDVEVIAPNFKRRLSGVTSTIIQLIPIQRALGQKIAVLGPGLPDSLPSIRFLDLLHLWKAPDGRRCRVWHARRNVEMLPAIILRDLLRMKLKIAFTSASQRRHTGWSKFLIGRMDAVIATSGKTAAYLEVPNDVILHGIDTIRFQPPVDQHQAKAALGVDPAQKFVGCFGRVRRQKGTDLFVDSMIALLPCRPSWSAIVAGRATGPHVAFENELKERVAKAGLAERILFVGEHTNIPDWYRALDLFVAPQRWEGFGLTPLEAMATGVPVVATDVGAFSELVVSGAGETGTIVPADNLQAMVEATAAFMDGDRRRTAAGANGLVRTATSFAIEGEAAAINSVYERLMR; this is translated from the coding sequence GTGGCTGACATCCGGGACGTCGAGGTGATCGCTCCCAATTTCAAGCGGCGCCTCTCGGGCGTTACCTCGACAATCATCCAACTCATCCCGATCCAGCGCGCGCTGGGTCAGAAGATCGCGGTGCTCGGTCCGGGTCTTCCCGACAGTCTGCCTTCGATCAGGTTTCTCGATCTCCTGCATCTCTGGAAAGCGCCCGACGGCCGGCGCTGCCGCGTCTGGCACGCTCGGCGCAACGTCGAGATGTTGCCGGCGATCATCCTGCGCGATCTCCTGCGCATGAAGTTGAAGATTGCCTTCACCTCGGCATCCCAGCGCCGCCATACGGGCTGGAGTAAATTTCTGATCGGCCGTATGGATGCGGTGATCGCGACAAGCGGCAAGACAGCCGCCTATCTCGAAGTGCCGAACGACGTCATCCTGCACGGGATCGATACCATACGGTTCCAGCCGCCCGTCGATCAGCATCAGGCGAAGGCCGCACTTGGCGTCGATCCGGCCCAGAAATTCGTCGGCTGCTTCGGGCGGGTCCGCCGTCAGAAGGGCACCGATCTCTTCGTTGATAGCATGATCGCCCTCCTGCCCTGCCGTCCAAGCTGGAGCGCGATCGTTGCCGGTCGGGCGACGGGTCCGCATGTGGCATTTGAAAACGAGCTCAAGGAGCGCGTCGCCAAAGCCGGGCTTGCCGAGCGTATCCTGTTTGTCGGTGAACACACCAACATTCCCGACTGGTACCGGGCGCTCGATCTTTTCGTCGCGCCGCAGCGCTGGGAAGGATTCGGTCTGACACCGCTCGAAGCCATGGCAACGGGCGTTCCCGTCGTGGCGACCGATGTCGGCGCATTTTCCGAACTGGTTGTGAGCGGTGCAGGCGAAACCGGGACGATCGTCCCGGCCGATAACCTTCAAGCCATGGTCGAGGCGACGGCCGCGTTCATGGATGGTGACCGGCGGCGCACAGCAGCGGGTGCGAATGGCCTTGTCCGCACCGCCACTTCGTTTGCGATCGAAGGCGAAGCGGCCGCCATCAATTCAGTGTACGAACGGCTGATGCGCTGA
- a CDS encoding glycosyltransferase family 2 protein translates to MSKLPLSAFIICQNEEAYLGNCIESLEQCAEIVIVDSGSTDGTAALVQSFIDNGWPIRFMHEPWRGYAGQKQFALDQCTQPWCFNIDSDERLDEPLKALLPSLLDGPAETVGWRVARRPYLIGYGYTPVRVHERRNLRLIRKGRGRYDLSQKVHEGIVPDGHVGAASKGSLLHYRPLVIDEQILKENKYSTLKADQQAAAGKPPRPYKMLFSPPLYFYRLYFRNGLWRCGFPGFIEAMTGAVYAFLTAAKIYQRHALSKRPNNDDAALH, encoded by the coding sequence ATGAGCAAACTTCCGCTTTCCGCCTTCATCATTTGCCAGAATGAAGAGGCCTACCTCGGCAACTGCATCGAGAGCCTCGAGCAGTGCGCCGAGATCGTCATCGTCGATTCGGGATCGACGGATGGCACTGCCGCGCTCGTGCAATCCTTCATCGATAATGGATGGCCGATCCGCTTCATGCACGAGCCCTGGCGGGGCTATGCGGGCCAGAAACAGTTCGCGCTGGACCAGTGCACGCAACCCTGGTGCTTCAACATCGACTCCGACGAACGCCTTGATGAACCGCTGAAGGCGCTTCTGCCGTCGCTGCTTGACGGGCCGGCCGAGACGGTCGGCTGGCGCGTGGCGCGCCGCCCCTATTTGATCGGTTACGGTTATACGCCGGTGCGCGTGCATGAGAGGCGAAATCTGCGCCTGATCCGCAAGGGCAGGGGACGCTACGACCTCAGTCAGAAAGTGCACGAGGGTATCGTACCCGATGGTCATGTTGGCGCCGCCAGCAAAGGCAGCCTGCTTCATTATCGTCCGCTTGTTATCGACGAACAGATCCTGAAGGAAAACAAGTACTCCACGCTGAAGGCGGATCAGCAGGCAGCGGCCGGAAAACCACCGCGGCCATACAAGATGCTGTTCAGCCCACCGCTTTACTTTTATCGTCTCTATTTCCGAAACGGGCTTTGGCGCTGTGGCTTTCCGGGCTTCATCGAAGCCATGACGGGCGCCGTATACGCATTCTTGACCGCCGCAAAAATCTATCAGAGGCACGCACTCAGTAAGCGTCCCAACAACGATGATGCCGCTCTGCATTGA
- a CDS encoding MFS transporter, with translation MSTTKDDRDAGKAEGHSEAEGRWAELLQPNHLAATVTLCLGVALFAFNEFFISTALPTAVEEFGGAALLSWAFTLYLVFAIIGGALAANLKARFGARNALIAAALVFVTGTVIATLATSMPQVLVGRLFQGLGEGIIAAICYALIPELFPPRLVPKVFGAEAIVWASAAFAGPLISGFLTEHWSWRAAFFVNIPAAAIFIALVLAIVPRRSASAQIVQPIPLFRLIAFGLGILLISVSNMLQNGFAMAALVVVAIAVLVNTVHLDRRSRHSILPLGAFSIGRPLGTGLWIILLMPLAQASGSVYLVYGLQHLWNFGPTAAGFSSALMAMSWSLTAILVASLRSHDLRVRLIWVGPLLLCLGLIGLTVAIATAEFRLVFAGQIAIGAGFGVCWGTLSQLLMDVSPPPERDKTSALLPTLQSAGYAVGAAVFGLTANIRGFDEGARLAVMRDALLAVFALSCVISVASLFFGIRTVRLARSRRPTRSEARAQRPVTVD, from the coding sequence ATGAGCACGACAAAAGACGACCGCGACGCAGGGAAAGCCGAGGGCCATTCAGAAGCGGAAGGGCGTTGGGCCGAGTTGTTGCAACCCAACCATCTGGCGGCGACCGTGACGCTTTGCCTCGGTGTCGCGCTCTTTGCCTTCAACGAGTTCTTCATCTCGACCGCGCTCCCGACGGCAGTCGAGGAATTTGGCGGTGCGGCACTGCTCTCCTGGGCCTTCACCCTCTATCTCGTCTTTGCAATCATCGGCGGGGCATTGGCTGCCAATCTCAAGGCGCGCTTCGGCGCCCGCAATGCGTTGATCGCAGCAGCGCTTGTCTTCGTCACCGGCACAGTGATTGCGACGTTGGCGACGAGCATGCCGCAGGTCCTGGTCGGAAGGCTGTTTCAAGGGCTGGGCGAGGGCATCATTGCCGCTATTTGCTATGCACTGATCCCGGAGCTTTTCCCGCCTCGGCTCGTGCCGAAGGTCTTCGGTGCAGAGGCCATCGTCTGGGCAAGTGCTGCCTTTGCCGGTCCGCTCATTTCAGGATTTCTCACCGAACACTGGTCATGGCGTGCGGCCTTCTTCGTCAACATTCCCGCCGCCGCCATCTTTATTGCGCTGGTCCTTGCCATCGTACCCAGACGGTCGGCTTCGGCGCAGATCGTGCAACCCATTCCGCTTTTTCGCCTGATCGCATTTGGCCTGGGCATACTGCTGATCTCGGTTTCGAATATGCTCCAGAACGGATTTGCCATGGCGGCGCTCGTGGTCGTAGCGATCGCCGTTCTCGTCAACACTGTGCATCTCGACCGTCGCTCCAGGCACTCAATTCTCCCGCTTGGCGCATTTTCGATCGGGCGCCCGCTCGGCACCGGCCTCTGGATCATTCTGCTGATGCCGTTGGCGCAGGCTTCCGGCTCCGTCTATCTCGTCTACGGCTTGCAACACCTCTGGAATTTCGGCCCGACGGCCGCCGGATTCTCGAGCGCGCTGATGGCGATGTCGTGGAGCTTGACCGCCATTCTGGTGGCGAGCCTGCGCTCGCATGATCTGCGTGTACGATTGATCTGGGTCGGGCCACTGCTGCTTTGCCTCGGGCTCATCGGCCTGACGGTCGCGATCGCGACAGCGGAGTTTCGGTTGGTTTTCGCAGGTCAAATTGCCATTGGTGCCGGCTTCGGCGTCTGCTGGGGCACGCTCAGCCAATTGCTGATGGATGTGTCGCCGCCCCCTGAGCGAGACAAGACTTCGGCACTGCTGCCGACGCTGCAATCCGCAGGTTACGCAGTCGGCGCAGCCGTCTTCGGGCTGACCGCCAACATACGCGGCTTCGATGAAGGCGCACGGTTGGCCGTCATGCGCGACGCGCTGTTAGCGGTGTTTGCCTTGAGTTGCGTGATCTCGGTTGCGTCGTTGTTCTTCGGCATCAGGACTGTCCGGCTTGCGCGCAGCCGAAGGCCAACACGCAGCGAGGCTCGGGCACAGCGGCCCGTGACGGTCGATTGA
- a CDS encoding glycosyltransferase, translating into MKVMHIHFGKDGGAERFFVNLVNALHDRGVEQRMLIRPDRSWRQELEHCGKIYEGVFRRISLSRFVLQARMQRILREFQPDVIMAWQLRASRFMPVYNKAFRISRLGDYPEHLGYYTNVETLVCITPDIADRVRKLGWKRGVEVIANFTRATPAAAIERRDLETPEDAFVVVGMGRFVPRKGFDHLLRAVAKVNGAYLWLLGDGPERANLERLAEELGIRDRVRFPGWKTNAYGYLSAGDAFAITSLHEPLGNVCFEGWGAGVATIASRAEGPSWVMTDGQDALMVDCADAEGLAIAIERLRDDPALRTRLCEGGRDTLAKRFSEQVISETYLELFARGSKQT; encoded by the coding sequence ATGAAAGTGATGCATATCCATTTTGGCAAGGACGGTGGAGCGGAACGGTTCTTCGTCAATCTCGTCAACGCATTGCATGATCGTGGTGTCGAGCAGCGCATGCTGATCAGGCCCGACAGAAGCTGGCGTCAAGAGCTGGAGCATTGCGGCAAGATCTACGAAGGCGTCTTTCGCCGAATTTCGCTCTCGCGCTTTGTCCTTCAGGCACGCATGCAGCGGATATTGCGGGAGTTCCAACCCGACGTGATCATGGCCTGGCAGCTTCGCGCAAGCCGTTTCATGCCTGTCTACAACAAGGCCTTCCGCATTTCCCGACTTGGCGATTATCCGGAGCACCTCGGTTACTACACGAATGTCGAGACGCTCGTCTGCATAACACCCGATATCGCCGATCGCGTCAGAAAGCTCGGCTGGAAGCGTGGGGTCGAAGTGATCGCCAACTTCACACGGGCAACGCCGGCGGCCGCGATAGAGCGCCGAGACCTCGAAACGCCGGAGGATGCCTTTGTCGTCGTCGGCATGGGGCGGTTCGTGCCGCGAAAGGGCTTCGATCATCTGCTGCGCGCCGTCGCCAAGGTCAATGGCGCCTATCTTTGGCTGCTGGGCGATGGTCCCGAACGCGCCAACCTCGAACGGCTTGCAGAAGAACTCGGCATAAGGGACCGTGTGCGCTTTCCTGGCTGGAAGACGAACGCCTATGGCTACCTGTCGGCGGGCGATGCCTTCGCGATCACATCATTGCATGAGCCTTTGGGCAACGTCTGCTTTGAGGGGTGGGGTGCGGGAGTAGCCACTATTGCGTCTCGCGCCGAGGGGCCGTCCTGGGTCATGACGGATGGCCAGGACGCACTGATGGTTGATTGTGCCGATGCGGAGGGTCTGGCAATCGCTATCGAACGGCTGCGCGACGACCCGGCGCTTCGCACGCGCCTCTGCGAAGGTGGGCGCGATACGCTTGCCAAGCGTTTTTCGGAGCAGGTGATCTCAGAGACCTACCTCGAGCTGTTTGCCCGGGGTTCGAAGCAAACATGA
- a CDS encoding DUF6894 family protein — MGWGNIVQVYFFDLYWGDERFVDEDGISHFDEGSALYYGQRIADKIGRDADYGSLRVHVRSGSGEILATIAPSDGRGREQDALIGRGSLGVFRRPTETAAALPTAW, encoded by the coding sequence ATGGGATGGGGCAACATCGTGCAGGTCTATTTCTTCGATTTGTATTGGGGCGACGAGCGCTTTGTCGACGAGGACGGCATCAGCCACTTCGACGAAGGTTCCGCCCTGTATTACGGCCAGCGAATTGCCGACAAGATTGGCCGCGATGCCGACTATGGATCGCTGAGGGTCCATGTGCGCTCGGGCAGCGGCGAGATTCTGGCGACGATTGCGCCGTCAGACGGTCGTGGCCGTGAACAGGACGCTTTGATCGGTCGAGGCAGCCTTGGCGTATTCCGCCGCCCCACCGAAACCGCCGCCGCCCTGCCCACGGCCTGGTGA
- the greA gene encoding transcription elongation factor GreA — protein sequence MVDKVPMTQGGFVNLQEELRWRQQEERPRIIEAIAEARAHGDLSENAEYHAAKEAQSHNEGRVGELEDLIARAEVIDLSKMSGSKIKFGAKVKLVDEDTEEEKTYQIVGDQEADVKAGRISISSPIARALIGKEVGDSIEVNAPGGSKAYEILAVNWG from the coding sequence ATGGTCGACAAAGTGCCGATGACACAGGGTGGATTCGTCAACCTGCAGGAGGAGCTGCGCTGGCGCCAGCAGGAAGAGCGACCACGAATCATCGAGGCCATCGCCGAAGCACGCGCGCATGGCGACTTGTCGGAAAATGCCGAGTACCATGCCGCCAAAGAGGCTCAGAGCCACAACGAGGGTCGCGTCGGCGAACTCGAAGACCTGATCGCGCGCGCCGAAGTCATCGACCTGTCGAAGATGTCCGGCTCCAAGATCAAGTTCGGTGCCAAGGTGAAGCTCGTCGACGAGGACACCGAGGAAGAAAAAACCTACCAGATCGTTGGCGATCAGGAAGCGGACGTTAAGGCTGGACGCATCTCCATCTCGTCGCCGATCGCCCGCGCGCTGATCGGCAAGGAAGTCGGCGATTCCATCGAAGTGAACGCACCCGGCGGTTCCAAGGCCTACGAAATCCTCGCGGTAAACTGGGGCTGA
- a CDS encoding Lrp/AsnC family transcriptional regulator, producing the protein MTKQVELDAIDLKILRELQRDGRMTNVDLAQRVGISAPPCLRRVRKLEETGVIKGYHALLNAPALGFDLVGFCMVGLKRQSEADLKAFAAATAEWQIVRQAWTVSGESDFLLHCVAENLTAFQDFVIEVLTANERVDTVRTMLTIRQVKDIGLVQI; encoded by the coding sequence ATGACGAAACAAGTCGAGCTCGACGCAATCGATCTCAAGATCCTTCGCGAGCTCCAGCGTGACGGCAGGATGACCAATGTGGATCTCGCCCAGCGTGTTGGCATTTCGGCGCCCCCCTGTCTGCGACGGGTGCGCAAACTCGAGGAAACCGGCGTTATCAAGGGCTACCACGCGCTGCTGAACGCACCGGCGCTCGGCTTCGATCTGGTGGGTTTCTGCATGGTGGGTCTCAAGCGGCAGTCGGAGGCGGATCTCAAGGCATTCGCCGCGGCAACCGCGGAATGGCAGATCGTGCGCCAGGCATGGACAGTCTCGGGCGAAAGCGACTTTCTGCTTCATTGCGTCGCCGAGAACCTGACCGCGTTCCAGGATTTCGTCATCGAGGTTTTGACCGCCAACGAGCGCGTCGATACGGTTCGCACGATGTTGACCATTCGTCAGGTCAAGGATATCGGGCTGGTCCAGATCTAG